The DNA sequence aaatgaataatgaataaaaatgaCAGATCATGCTAACAATTCTAACAAAATGTACAATACGTAGTGTTATTGCTCTTCCTTTTTATCTAGTGGATCCGTGTGCATGGAAGATTGCTgtaaattcaataaaaagagcTCTCAttgttgttgctgctgctaAAGCaaatatgaattaattaatttcactAAGAATAATCTTTGCTACCACATCACATgcattcatgatatatatatatatatatatatatggtgggtGCGTGCATGCATGCTACATGATGAAGTGTATACTGTTTCCTGCATCTTGTTGAAATAATATGGATTTCCTTTATGCATGCTTTGAACaatgtattatgtatttgatattatatacaattatatccTACATTAAATTAACAGTACTACTACATACAACCGGTTTTGCGGAACGGGTGCGACATCGGCTGACGTGTCAGTACACGTCagctaatattttaatattataaaaaaaaagagcagaaaaagcagaaaaagagagggaaatcGAAATGTTGGGAAGCTGGTTTCGTTTTTCACCCTCATCTGAAGCAGAGAGAAGATCGCATACTGCCGTGGCCTGAAAACGTCGTCTGAAAGTCGCCGGCGTGGACAAAACCGGCTGTTGAGGTCTCCGTCCGTCACTACTGCTAGATCTGAGGGGCCTTCATACACATTGTGGTCTATTGATTTGGTAatgatttttctgttttgttatttttatttttctgttgttGTATTCTTTCGTTTCGTTTTACACAAACTGATTTAGCCTTGGTATTTTGTTTTCAAAGGTTTTTTGGTCTGTAGTAATGATGTTGAAATACTCATAATGAGcttgtttaaaagaaaacaatcaGACGACGGAAAAGGATAGAGCTCTGATATTGTCTTTCTTTACATTAATGATAGTACGTAGAACTTTCCCTCTTTCCCTTTCTCAAATTGTCATTCATTAGAAAGGAAACAAATTGCATCCTTTTACATTGACCTGTGCAAATCCTGTACGTGTTACCGAAGTTAAAGCAGCTAGATGATCTGTCAATATGTTGGCTTGTTATGGAGCGAAGGAAAATCTCAACTAATTTCTTTATGGGTCTGACTTGCATCCTGTGCAAAAGGAACAGGAATTTCCTGTGAAAGAAGTAATGGCCAGTATTGCTTGAGGGGCCTTCATACGTATTGCTTGTTGCTTGTCAATCCACTACAGAAATTGctttatgaattaaaatagaacATGTCAATATTTATTTAGATATCAATTCCGAGGGTGAGTAGGATAGATATTTAGAGATCAAATAtctaaagagggaaaaaaattgaCAAGACAAATTGAATGTTTGCTAGAAGAAGATTTTGTCAACTTGGAAAACCATACTTAGAATGGTTTGAGTAGGTACCAAATCTATGTCAATGTTCTCCAGCTTTGCAAATTTATAGTCAATGATAACTTTGTTGGTTTTATATATTCCAAGTGATTGGTTGGAAAGCATTTGCAATACATTGTTTCCTTCCTAGTAATGTTGATGTTGaggattttttgtagatatacaTATCTTTGATCATGTTTTATATACTAGTTTATAGATTTTAATGCGGTTTAAgttatataatactactattgACAATTCATTTGCCTCCCTCTTAGAATGGGAAACGGAAAAGAAGACCCAACTTTTTTGCGGCCATCTAGCTCAAATCCCCCACCTGCGgtatgttatattatttaatatatggaaaacattatttgtttattagtatttattttcaATACACATCAATAACTTATTACAAAACATTTTAGGACATACCATCAACTTCTCCAAACATCTCAAATTACATGCACGGTTATTATGGACCAATGCCTGCTTGGTCACCGGGTTTTTTAGCATATCCTAGTGCCAACCAATATCCAATGCACCTACAGGTAGTGATGTCATATCGAGTTAGATGTTATTTTAATTCAACCTGGTTTTTTAAAAGGAGTTTAATtgcattgtttttttctttttgccagAATGGTAATTACCCCTTTGAACATGGCATGGAAGGCCCGGTATCTCTTATTAGTACAGGCTCCATTACTAGCAAATTCCAAGGTACCGAGGATAATAGTACCGATGGTGGGGAAACCCAATCGCCATGTACATCCTCTAGAGTTGATGAATGTTTAGTAGATGGACCACACGCACAAGATAACAGACCCGATGGTGGGGAAACTGAAACCCCCATATCCAGTGCCGAAGAATCTGAGAAGGTGCAAATGGATGGTGATGATGTGCCAAAGTCCAAGATGGAGTTTAATTCCTTAGAAGATTTAATGAGTTACTATAAGGAATATGGGAAGAAATGCaggtttggggtgatgacaaaAAGAAGTGAGAGGGGAGAGGATGAGACTGTTAGATATGTTACGCTTGCCTGTGCCAGTGGTGGGAAGGCCCGGAATAGAATTTTGAATGTCTCCAACCCTCGTCCGACAGGAAAGACTGAATGTAAGGCAAAGATTAATGCCTCAAAAACTCCTGATGGAAAGTTTCGGCTGAATTCAGTTCACAATATCCATAACCACAACCTTAGCCCAAAGAAATCAcgcttctttcgatgtaatagagaagtAAGTGAATCCGTAAAAAGGGTCCTTGATACAAATGATATGGCTAGCATCCGAATGAATAAGAGTTTCGAATCTCTTGTTGTTGGCGCGGGTGGATTTGAGAACCTCCCGTTTCTGGAAAAGGATTGTCGTAACTACATCGACAAGGCACGACATCTACGACTGGGCGCAGGTGGTGCTGGGGCACTTCGAGACTACTTTTTACGAATGCAGTACAAAAATCCGGGGTTCTTTGCATTAATAGACCTGGATGATGACGGGAGGTTAAAGAATGTATTCTGGGTGGACCCCCATAGTAGAGCAGCGTACCAATATTTCGGTGATGTGGTCACATTCGACATCACATACCTGACGAACCGatatgggatgccctttgcaccatttgttggtgtaaaccaccatgggcaATCAATTTTGTTGGGAGCTGGCTTGATTTCCTCAGAGGATACGGAGACATTCGTGTGGTTATTTCAGACTTGGTTGcagtgtatggatggtatagcCCCTAAGGCTATTATCACTGATTAAGACAGAGCgatgaaaaatgctatttcAATTGTTTTCTCCGAGAGCCGGCATCGATTCTGCCTTTGGCATATACTTAAGAAAGTACCCGAAAAGCTCGGGAGCTATGCTTTCTACAAGACTGGAATGAAAACTGCACTAATGAGATGTGTGTATGACAGCCAAAGTCGGGAAGATTTTGACAAATGTTGGGATCAGTTCATCACCATGTACAACTTGCATGAGAATGCATGGCTGCAGAGTTTATACACTGAGCGTGAGTATTGGGTACCGGCCTTCTTGAGAGAGGTTTTTTGGGCTAGAATGAGTACAACTCAGCggagcgagagcatgaatgcattttttgacggCTATGTTCATGCAAAgacaaacttgaaagagtttgtcgatCAATATGATAATgccttgaaaaagaaaattgagaacgaAATTGTAGCGGATTTCCACTCATTTAATGCAACTTgtttatattaaatgttttgTGATGAAGTACCAAAGTTCATAACATGTTGGCAACTAGTTATGATTTGGCATGCCATTGATATATTTCGGTTGGCAGTGTGTAGGTTGATGCGGTTTGGCTGGAAATACTAGTTAGGACAAGAGCTtcaaaaaaatgtaatattgttatttgagaactgttgaactcaaggtttcaagtttcatgtgattataaatctacacatggattttgatgataacaaatgaattcaaagaataaagaagtctcaagctcaagttgtctatacaatggagtcaagcacatcaagaaaataagcatgagcaagaagggaacaagttcatattaaaattatagagtaatgttgtaaatctcttcaaaatttgaaattaggattaatgctcaaaattaatattttatcataaagcattaaaatacattttccacatgtgcatgaatatttttgaaaattaaatttgaaaattttgaaagataattgattgtcatcttttgcatgtgcatgcattgattaaagggttgaactttgaaaatattaaagatgattgattgtcatctttcacatgtgtatgttttatttgaatattttcaaaagtgattgatacttttttagacttatacaaaaagtaaaagattaggtttgaattttttgaaaatgaaagtgtgctcattttgtcatatgccaaaagtaaaagattaggtttgatttttttgaaaaagtgaatgatgttgtctttgacaattgaaaaagaagaaccttttatttgaattctttgaaaaagtgaatgatgttgtctttgacaattgaaaaagaagaaccttttatttgaattttttgaaaaagtgaatgatgttgtctttgacatgtgaatctttttaaatttgaatatgaagtctcatatgcctataaatagatcaattgagagcttcacattcacaacaccaagagcatacaacattcattcaaaactttcattctctcttctctaagcattgagccttaatccttattcattttgagagatatagtttgcgttgtattgttcttatttcactcattgaggagtgttttttgataacctacccactatcagctcttgtatcagaaaaagggtgtgtataacccttgtgtgtgtagaaagtattctacacggggaatagttgaatcaccacgtgtaaggtgattgcaagtgtagagggtgttctacacggatcctttgtagcagtattgttcaaaggtgtaataggtttctatctccacctgaaggaggttgaatagtgaatttgggaatcctcaaggggtagcttgaggcgaggacgtaggcagtgggccgaacctcgttaacatactgagtttgcttctctcttacccttactctttatatttattgttattttatattttgtttatattttatattatatatttgatttataattgttattttttttatacaactcaattcaccccccctcttgtgttagtcatctgggcaacaattggtatcagagctaagagctctattataagattaactatcttttgagttaagatcttatggctaacattgcagtttcatttggtgaaggtcaatctagcagtcggcctccactcttttgtggagataattactcattctggaaagttagaatgagaatatttcttcaagctcaaggtagagaaatctggaaatgtattgtaaatggaccttatattccaacaaaagtagttgatggagtaaaggtcaaaaaggaagaagaagagtttgatcgtgaagacgatagactttatactttaaatttaactgctataaatttattatataatgctcttaatggaaatgaatttaatagaataatgaattgcgctacggcaaaggaaatttgggataacttggaagtaagttatgaaggaacttcgcaagtaaatgaatcaaaaatttatattcttactcatgaatatgaaatgtttaagatgaatgatgataaatctatttctagtatgcacattcgttttactaacatcataaacaacttgacagctcttggcaaagtttattccaaagtggagatagtaagaaaaattctcaactctttaccaaaacgttgggaatcaaaagttacaggcattcttgaagctagagacctcaagaagctcgaagtcaatgaactcatcgggtcacttatcacccatgagtacacattgaaaagaggagaagaagaaggaaagccaaagaagagcttagcacttaaagctgttcctcatgaaagtgaaagtgatgaagatgaggaaaatgacgataaagatgaagaagttgcgatgataacaagaagaattcagaggttcttgaagaaaaatagaactcctccgaggaaatctttcaaaaagttttccaagaaagattcaggtaaaaacgatactttaatttgttataaatgcaataaacctggtcatatcaagccagattgtcctctgctaaagaaagatcgaaacaagggcaagaaagcaatgaaagctacatgggatgatgattcaagtagctcagatagtgaagcaagcaatgaagaatcagcaaatctttgtcttatggctaaagatgacattgaggtaacaaatcttgataatattgaaaatccttcatatgaagaattgcaaaatgttttagaagagatttatgaggaatttgaaaaattgggtatcaagtatactgctttgaaaaagaaaaaatcttctttaacaaacgaaattgaaattttaagaaaagaaagtatcattttgaaagatgaaaatcttgaattaaataagaagaaaaccgatttagaaaatattgttgaaaactttacgaatggaaaaagaaattttgaaaaacttcttggtagtcaaagatgtgtttttgacaaggcatgtttgggatatatgccaaaacaaaaatacaaaccttataaaaatttctttgataatcattctacctcaaagactaatattcaaaattcttttcataaaaataattttgtcaaaaagggatattattataatcattcaagtttttcatatatgtcacatgctatttgtaatttttgtaatagaaatggtcataattatcatacttgtcctattagaagaaatcatacaatgactattagggccatatgggtacctaaaaatcttgtttcttctaatactaataaataaaggacccaaagaacttgggtaccaagaaaaatcattttaattgtttttataggtatgcatgaagtcatccacaagcaaaaataagtggtttttagatagtggatgttcaagacacatgacgggagacaagactaagttctttgatcttagatctaaagaagaaggacacgtgacatttggagacaactcgaaagggaagatcgtgggaataggtaaaattggtaatgaatcttctctcataattgaagatgttctacttgttgaaggtttaaaatataatcttttgagcataagtcaattatgtgataaaggatttacagttacttttaaaatggataaatgcattattttgaatgatcatgattgtaatatttgttttattgcttttagaaacaataatgtttatacaattgattttgaagaaattacctcacaagatgctatttgcctgtcagctcaaaatgaaactagttggttatggcatagaagattaggtcatgccaacatggaacttatttccaaactttcaaaaaatgatctcgtgagaggtttaccaaaaacatattttcttaaagacaaaatttgtgatgcatgtcaatttggtaaacaaacaaaaacttcttttaaaactaagaaacatatttccactactagaccattgcaactgatacacatggatctttttggaccaaatagagttgcaagtctaggaggaaaatattatgcatttgttattgttgatgatttctctagatatacttgggtcatctttcttgctcataaagatgaggcacataatgcctttaccaagttatgcaagagaattcaaaatgaaaagggctatactatttcaagtatccgaagtgataggggaaaagagtttgttaataaaaatattgaaacattttgtgatgaaaacggttttgtacataatttttctgctcctcgaactcctcaacaaaatggggtagtagagaggaaaaatagatctcttcaagaaatggcaagaacaatgctcaatgagaataacttgcctagttatttttgggccgaagcggtaagtactgcatgttatgttataaatagagttatgttaaggtctaagttagataaaaccccctatgagctttggaatgagaaaaagcccaacattggttactttcatgtatttggatgcaaatgttttattttgaatgacagagataatttaggcaagtttgatgcaaaatctgatgaaggtatctttctcgggtattctactaatagtaaaacttatagagtattcaacaaaaagactttgactgtacaagaatctatgcatgtagtatttgatgaatctaattctccactctccaagaaatctattgatgaagaaacagaaggtataaataacacagaaagtctcaatctcaacaaagagaaagcaatagaggaagttcaacatggagccatcaggaaagatcatcaaaatttaatacaagatgcaaccaaatagtggaaatttgtgaaagatcatccagtggaacaaattttgggagaaccttcacaaggtgtaagtactcgatcatctcttagaaatatttgtaatcatactgcttttctatctcaaattgaacccaaaaatattgatgacgcacttcttgatgaatcttggattctagctatgcaagaagagttgaatcaatttgaaagaaatgatgtttggacacttgttcctagacccaaaaatcatactattattggaacaaaatgggtttttagaaacaagaaagatgagtctggagtcattactagaaataaggctcgacttgtagcccaaggttttaatcaagaagaaggaatcgattatgatgagacatatgcacctgtcgcaagattagaagctattcgaatgctacttgcatatgcttgttataaagatttcaaactttttcaaatggatgttaaaagtgctttcttaaatagttttataaatgaagaggtatatgttgagcaacctccaggttttgaaaatcatatttccccaaatcatgttttcaaacttacaaaagcactatatggacttaaacaagctcctagagcttggtacgagagactcagtgatttcttgattgaaaaaggtttttcaagagaaaaaatcgacacaactcttttcattaaatatgaaaatgatgatattcttttgattcagatttatgttgatgatataatattcggtgctactaatgaaaatatgtgtcaagtttttgctaagactatgcaggaagaatttgagataagcatgatgggtgaacttacattctttctcggattgcaaattaagcaagcaaaaagtgggacattcatcaatcaatcaaaatatattaaggaattactgaagaagtttgggatggaaaatgctaaagaaattggaacaccaatgagcccatcaactaaacttgataaagatgaatccggtaagccagttgactcgaagatatatcgaggtatgattggtagcttattatatttaacagctagtagaccagatattatgtttagtgtgtgcttatgtgcacgttttcaatcatctccaaaagaatcacatttaattgcagttaagcgcattcttagatatcttagtggtacaattaacctagggttatggtaccctaagcacacatctttcgatctaatcagctacacagatgcagattatgctggctgtaaaatagatcgaaaaagcactagtggagcatgtcatttcttaggtcatgcattagtttcctggtttagtaaaaaataaaattctgttgcactatctactgctgaggcagaatatgttgctgcgggtagttgttgtgctcaagttctctacatgaagcaacaacttgaagattttaaactcaagtataatcacattccaatcaaatgtgataatacaagtgctataaatctttcaaagaacccaatacaacattctagaactaagcatattgaaataaggtatcattttcttcgagatcatgtgcaaaaaggcgatataatattagagttcacaaacacacacgatcagttagcagatattttcacaaaacctttaccagaagatagattatgtatgatcagaagagaaataggtatgatgcatgttatgaatatctcttaaaagatagaccagagtcaataaaaatagagatagattttttaaatacttttacataaacttgagattcttagcctcatgtttgagacgctcattctcttcatacaatatcatgtcatttttattcatgggaaccgacaagcggaatgaagaatctaataaagattttaactgtttattcttctgccgaatgattccttcccttgtatgagactcttgaacaattcgttgaagtacaacaatttgttctttgagcctttcaacttcatgatttttggcttgtagccgctgagaaaaagcaacaatagaggaagagtagcgagtcccaagactcaccaagtcataaatagcatcagaatctgacttattagtcagattattattttcttgctgcaacatggcaccaatggcagctgcagaaaggacaggaggttgagatgcagaatgcctcatggatggatctagagaaatgttagaagaatgagccattgagaaaaaaaaaatagaaggcttaaaacgagaatgctgaaggaatgcagatgagttatagaaatgagatgaaaacttgatgcggattgaatgaacttcaggactgattttataaagatagcataaagaataagacaaactattttctcttcaaatcttatttagtcaaaagaaatacaagatatgctggacacacattgtcaaaagttttcttactaatccagcgagattaacagtagattgtccctatttttctagtaaacggtgaacctctgctgttatctacCGATATTGACCTTATATCTGAACCCTTtatcgttccagctcctctattcgtggttgcagatcatgagcataccaatctgtaaattttttcaactcttggttttcttgctttagcattttattctcactatccttattagcaagcttctgttgTAATttagatatttgcatgttaagatgatcaatctcactcaccctcgccattaaccttcgagacaagatcgtaacagaggcagcatattgactactgagcattcttgattctgcaataatctcagaatcagccttactagaaaaatggtttactgctcctatcatggtattgacggcctcaggagagaagattgatgattgatgcgtcaagggttcctgattcaagtctggaacattagtggaagaaaattgctcagccattctattgttgtggaaaaacagaactcaggtcaagaagcgattatttttttggcatccgatagatgaaaatgatcattttttatagaaactcggagccttcaatcacgtttgtcaacaacatcaggcgattgtttaaatcttcagccgtattaaattcatagagttaggcctcgaggctttgtagcacttgtcgggtcacggacggctccatttttcaactatctacagtgactattaaacgcatcgttttctttagtccatttatttgctgccgatcctttttaatgatgccaaaagggggagaagttttagactagaacattaacattgtttaaattgctaaacttgttatatatgcttggaattatatttatacttttgcttgaaaaactaacgcatattttcagggggagcttaagtattaatacaggtttcaagttctatcaaatatttgtcatcatcaaaaagggggagattgttgaactcaaggtttcaagtttcatgtgattataaatctacacatggattttgatgataacaaatgaattcaaagaataaagaagtctcaagctcaagttgtctatacaatggagtcaagcacatcaaggaaataagcatgagcaagaagggaacaagttcatattaaaattatagagtaatgttgtaaatctcttcaaaattcgaaattaggattaatactcaaaattaatattttatcataaagcattaaaatacattttccacatgtgcatgaatatttttgaaaattaaatttgaaaattttgaaagataattgattgtcatcttttgcatgtgcatgcattgattaaagggttgaactttgaaaatattaaagatgattgattgtcatctttcacatgtgcatgttttatttgaatattttcaaaagtgattgatacttttttagacttacacaaaaagtaaaagattaggtttgaattttttgaaaatgaaagtgtgctcattttgtcatatgccaaaagtaaaagattaggtttgatttttttgaaaaagtgaatgatgttgtctttgacaattgaaaaagaagaaccttttatttgaattctttgaaaaagtgaatgatgttgtctttgacaattgaaaaagaagaaccttttatttgaattttttgaaaaagtgaatgatgttgtttttgacatgtgaatctttttaaatttgaatatgaagtctcatatgcctataaatagatcaattgagagcttcacattcacaacaccaagagcatacaacattcattcaaaactttcattctctcttctctaagcattgagccttaatccttattcattttgagagatatagtttgcgctgtattgttcttatttcactcattgatgagtgttttctgataacctacccactatcagctcttgtatcagaaaaagggtgtgtataacccttgtgtgtgtagaaagtattctacacggggaatagttgaatcaccacgtgtaaggtgattgcaagtgtagagggtgttctacacggatcctttgtagcggtattgttcaaaggtgtaataggtttctatctccacctgaaggaggttgaatagtgaatttgggaatcctcaaggggtagcttgaggcgaggacgtaggcagtggggccgaacctcgttaacatactgagtttgcttctctcttacccttactctttatatttattgttattttatattttgtttatattttatattatatatttgatttataattgttattttttttatacaactcaattcacccccctcttgtgttagtcatctgggcaacaagaaCTGTTGGTGAAATGAAATTTGGCATAGTGAACATCTTCAATAAATATGGCTTTGAGCAA is a window from the Carya illinoinensis cultivar Pawnee chromosome 14, C.illinoinensisPawnee_v1, whole genome shotgun sequence genome containing:
- the LOC122293803 gene encoding protein FAR-RED IMPAIRED RESPONSE 1-like — its product is MEGPVSLISTGSITSKFQGTEDNSTDGGETQSPCTSSRVDECLVDGPHAQDNRPDGGETETPISSAEESEKVQMDGDDVPKSKMEFNSLEDLMSYYKEYGKKCRFGVMTKRSERGEDETVRYVTLACASGGKARNRILNVSNPRPTGKTECKAKINASKTPDGKFRLNSVHNIHNHNLSPKKSRFFRCNREVSESVKRVLDTNDMASIRMNKSFESLVVGAGGFENLPFLEKDCRNYIDKARHLRLGAGGAGALRDYFLRMQYKNPGFFALIDLDDDGRLKNVFWVDPHSRAAYQYFGDVVTFDITYLTNRYGMPFAPFVGVNHHGQSILLGAGLISSEDTETFVWLFQTWLQCMDGIAPKAIITD